A window from Solanum stenotomum isolate F172 chromosome 7, ASM1918654v1, whole genome shotgun sequence encodes these proteins:
- the LOC125870440 gene encoding protein DETOXIFICATION 53, protein MCTMNESREESDDIISITSDEMAAAAANIELTVKQREEEYVHTYSSRSSTLQLFQRVSVNEVSGELLLLGKIACPVALTTLLLFSKNIISMLFLGHMGKTELAGGSLAIGFANVTGYSVMKGLCMGMEPICSQAYGAKRWSVLTQTYFKMFLLLLAVTVPITFLWLNVEHVFLRLGQDRVISKVAKGYLIFSIPELLASAHLNPLRAFLRTQYINTPATLVATCSTILHLPITYFLVTYLNLNVKGIALASVLYSLNMNVGLLLYLLLSKVAIKPWAGVTFISTFQGWRPLLSLALPSLFSVCLEWWWYEIVLFLSGLLNNPDSCVAAMGILIQTTGTIYVFPFSLGLSISQRVGTELGAGNPDRAKLAAIIGIFVAMALGFTAFGVTIAMKSIWGKLYTNEAEILALISGALPILGLAEIGNAPQTAACGALTGSARPTMGVRINLAAFYLVGLPCACVFAFKLNIGFRGLWLGLVAAQFSCLLMMVYTLLQTDWKLQARRAEDLTKASQDKDDVGTNLVP, encoded by the exons ATGTGCACCATGAATGAATCTAGAGAAGAAAGTGATGATATCATAAGTATCACAAGTGATGAAATGGCTGCAGCTGCTGCCAACATCGAGCTGACGGTAAAACAAAGGGAAGAAGAATATGTTCATACATATTCCTCTCGTAGTAGTACTCTTCAACTTTTCCAACGCGTTTCGGTGAATGAG GTGAGTGGAGAATTGTTGTTACTTGGGAAAATAGCATGTCCAGTTGCCTTAACAACTTTGCTTTTGTTTTCAAAGAACATTATATCTATGCTTTTCTTGGGCCATATGGGGAAGACAGAGTTAGCTGGAGGTTCATTAGCAATTGGTTTTGCAAATGTAACAGGATATTCTGTAATGAAAGGACTTTGTATGGGCATGGAGCCCATATGTTCACAAGCTTATGGAGCTAAAAGATGGTCAGTTCTAACCCAAACATATTTCAAGATGTTCTTACTTCTCTTAGCCGTTACTGTTCCAATCACTTTTCTATGGCTAAACGTCGAACATGTGTTCCTTAGACTTGGCCAAGATAGAGTAATTTCAAAAGTTGCTAAAGGATACTTAATTTTCTCCATTCCTGAGTTACTTGCTAGTGCTCATTTGAATCCTTTAAGAGCCTTTTTAAGGACACAATACATAAATACACCAGCTACGTTAGTCGCTACGTGCTCAACCATTTTGCACCTTCCAATAACCTATTTTCTTGTAACatacttgaatttgaatgttaaaGGTATTGCCTTGGCATCGGTTTTATACTCATTGAATATGAATGTTGGGTTGCTTCTTTACTTGCTGTTGTCTAAAGTGGCGATAAAACCATGGGCTGGCGTTACATTTATCTCAACGTTTCAAGGGTGGCGTCCATTGCTGAGTTTGGCTTTACCTAGTTTATTTTCCGTTTGCTTGGAATGGTGGTGGTATGAGATTGTTCTGTTCTTGAGTGGATTATTAAACAACCCTGATTCGTGCGTAGCAGCTATGGGAATATTGATACAAACAACGGGGACTATTTATGTATTCCCATTTTCACTTGGATTGAGTATATCCCAACGCGTTGGTACTGAATTAGGTGCTGGTAATCCTGATAGAGCTAAATTAGCAGCTATTATTGGTATTTTTGTTGCAATGGCTTTGGGATTCACAGCATTTGGTGTAACCATCGCGATGAAATCAATATGGGGTAAATTATACACGAATGAGGCTGAAATTCTTGCGTTAATATCAGGAGCACTTCCGATCCTGGGATTAGCAGAGATCGGAAATGCTCCTCAAACAGCAGCATGTGGTGCACTTACTGGCTCTGCAAGACCAACTATGGGTGTAAGAATAAATTTAGCAGCATTTTACTTAGTTGGATTACCATGTGCCTGTGTATTTGCTTTCAAACTCAACATTGGGTTTAGGGGATTATGGTTAGGCCTAGTGGCTGCTCAATTTTCTTGTCTACTCATGATGGTGTATACATTATTGCAAACAGATTGGAAACTTCAGGCTAGAAGGGCAGAGGATTTGACTAAGGCATCTCAAGACAAGGATGATGTTGGAACCAACTTAGTACCTTAA